The Henckelia pumila isolate YLH828 chromosome 2, ASM3356847v2, whole genome shotgun sequence genome includes a window with the following:
- the LOC140879286 gene encoding uncharacterized protein: MDKEWMSKHRLSTEYDIGVESFLKFALQNADDPDAIPCSCAKCGNIKKKNVKIIRAHLYCNGIDLTYHTWIWHGETCMSKSSMNYDDRAGQVGHKDFVEEPIDMVHGVYDSYAENPDQFTKLLEDAEKPLYPGCTKFTKLSAIVKLFNFKAKYSWSDKSFTDLLLLFGEMLPGENELPLSLYDAKKSLRALGMDYVRIHACPNDCILYRKEYEDFANCPTCGTSRWKVGNKSKVREGVPAKVLWYFPPIPRFQRMFRNKMISKELTWHSDERIRDGYLRHPADAPSWKLVDCKWPDFASEKRNLRLAISADGVNPHSLMSSAYSCWPILMVTYNLPPWLCMKRKFMMLTLLISGPRQPGNDIDVYLEPLIDDLKCLWDTGVEAYDAYREESFSLKAVLLWTINDFPAYGNMSGCVVKGYHACPICAEETYSIRLKHSRKMSYTGHRRFLPLSHPYRRQKKTFDGNQEFNPAPNPLSGHEVLERVERINYQPGKLTGKLQSKKDDGKPCWKKKSIFFELEYWKHLHVRHIIDVMHIEKNVCESLISTLLDVPGKTKDGVASRLDLLEMNVRTELAPNMGEKRTFLPPACYTLRMKKKVFATVWLE; the protein is encoded by the coding sequence ATGGACAAAGAATGGATGTCTAAGCATAGACTATCAACTGAATATGATATTGGAGTAGAGTCTTTCTTGAAATTTGCATTGCAAAATGCCGACGATCCAGATGCAATCCCTTGCTCTTGTGCAAAATGTGGtaatataaagaaaaaaaatgtcaaaataATAAGGGCACATTTGTACTGTAACGGGATAGATTTGACATATCATACATGGATATGGCATGGGGAAACATGTATGAGTAAGAGCTCAATGAATTATGATGATCGAGCTGGGCAAGTTGGACACAAAGATTTTGTTGAAGAACCAATAGATATGGTACATGGTGTATATGATAGTTATGCTGAGAATCCAGATCAATTCACTAAGCTATTAGAAGATGCTGAGAAACCTTTATATCCTGGATGCACTAAATTCACAAAGTTATCTGCAATTGTGAAACTATTTAACTTCAAGGCAAAATATAGTTGGAGTGATAAAAGTTTCACTGATCTGCTTCTTCTGTTTGGAGAAATGCTTCCAGGTGAAAATGAATTGCCTTTGTCATTGTATGATGCAAAGAAAAGCTTACGTGCATTAGGAATGGATTATGTTAGAATTCATGCTTGTCCTAATGATTGCATCTTATACCGAAAGGAGTACGAAGATTTTGCCAATTGCCCTACTTGTGGGACGTCAAGGTGGAAGGTGGGCAACAAATCTAAAGTAAGAGAAGGAGTTCCGGCAAAGGTCTTGTGGTATTTCCCGCCTATTCCAAGATTTCAAAGAATGTTTCGGAATAAGATGATATCCAAGGAGTTAACTTGGCACTCTGATGAAAGAATTCGTGATGGATACTTACGGCATCCAGCTGATGCACCGTCTTGGAAATTAGTTGATTGCAAGTGGCCAGACTTTGCATCAGAGAAAAGAAATCTTAGATTGGCTATATCAGCTGATGGGGTCAATCCTCATAGTTTGATGAGTTCTGCATATAGTTGTTGGCCAATTTTAATGGTCACATACAATCTTCCGCCATGGTTGTGTATGAAGAGAAAATTTATGATGCTTACTTTGTTGATATCTGGTCCTAGACAGCCGGGAAATGATATTGATGTGTACTTGGAACCTCTGATTGATGACCTAAAATGCTTATGGGATACAGGTGTTGAAGCATATGATGCATATCGAGAAGAAAGTTTTTCTCTTAAAGCTGTCTTACTATGGACAATCAATGATTTCCCTGCATATGGGAACATGTCGGGTTGCGTTGTGAAAGGATATCATGCATGCCCTATTTGTGCAGAAGAAACATACTCAATAAGGTTGAAGCATAGTAGAAAAATGTCATATACAGGGCATAGAAGGTTTCTACCTTTAAGTCATCCTTATCGAAGGCAAAAGAAGACATTTGATGGGAACCAAGAGTTTAATCCAGCACCAAATCCATTGAGTGGCCATGAAGTTttggaaagagttgaaagaattaatTATCAACCCGGAAAACTTACTGGAAAGCTACAGTCAAAGAAGGATGATGGAAAACCATGTTGGAAAAAGAAATCAATATTCTTTGAACTTGAGTATTGGAAACATTTGCATGTTCGTCATATTATTGATGTGATGCACATTGAAAAAAATGTTTGTGAAAGTCTCATCAGCACATTACTTGACGTTCCGGGAAAAACAAAGGATGGAGTGGCATCAAGATTAGACCTTTTGGAAATGAATGTGAGGACTGAATTGGCACCAAATATGGGAGAGAAAAGGACATTTTTGCCACCAGCCTGTTATACACTAAGGATGAAAAAAAAAGTCTTTGCAACTGTTTGGCTGGAATAA